The following coding sequences lie in one Pogoniulus pusillus isolate bPogPus1 chromosome 29, bPogPus1.pri, whole genome shotgun sequence genomic window:
- the PTPN1 gene encoding tyrosine-protein phosphatase non-receptor type 1 isoform X2: MEEAQRSYILTQGPLPNTCGHFWEMVWEQKCRGVVMLNRVMEKGSVKCAQYWPRKEEKEMVFEDTNLKLTVVSEDIKSYYTVRQLELENLTTQETREILHFHYTTWPDFGVPESPASFLNFLFKVRESGSLNPAHGPVVVHCSAGIGRSGTFCLVDTCLLLMDKRKDPSSVDVKQVLLEMRKYRMGLIQTADQLRFSYLAVIEGAKFIMGDASVQEQWKELSNEDLEPPPEHTPPPPRPPKRTSEMHNGKMHEHAEFLPKHQAAEEEISCSVRTVEETVPDGRACSSGPLITESTSQDTEIRRRTVGENLRLSSHKEESVKSEGSEEEDENVMTTWKPFLVNICMFTFLTAGAYLCYRVCFH, encoded by the exons ATGGAAGAGGCCCAAAGGAGCTACATCCTTACCCAG ggaCCTTTGCCAAATACATGTGGTCACTTTTGGGAGATGGTTTGGGAACAGAAGTGCCGTGGTGTTGTCATGTTGAACAGAGTGATGGAAAAGGGATCG GTAAAGTGTGCACAGTACTGGCCacggaaggaggagaaagaaatggTTTTTGAAGACACAAACTTGAAACTAACAGTGGTATCTGAAGATATAAAATCCTATTACACAGTACGACAGCTAGAGCTGGAAAACCTGACA ACACAGGAAACTAGAGAGATTCTGCACTTTCATTATACTACGTGGCCTGACTTTGGCGTCCCAGAGTCACCAGCTTCATTCCTCAATTTCCTGTTCAAAGTAAGGGAGTCTGGCTCCCTGAACCCTGCGCATGGGCCCGTCGTGGTGCACTGCAGCGCGGGCATCGGGAGGTCAGGAACCTTCTGCTTGGTGGATACGTGTCTGCTGCTG ATGGACAAACGGAAAGATCCTTCTTCTGTGGATGTGAAACAGGTTCTGCTGGAGATGCGCAAGTACAGGATGGGGCTCATACAGACAGCAGATCAGCTCCGCTTCTCCTATCTGGCTGTTATTGAGGGGGCAAAGTTCATTATGGGAGATGCTTCAGTCCAA GAACAGTGGAAAGAACTCTCCAATGAAGACCTGGAGCCACCACCTGAGCatacaccaccacctcccaggccaCCCAAGCGAACCTCCGAGATGCACAACGGAAAGATGCACGAACATGCAGAGTTCCTCCCTAAGCatcaagcagcagaggaagagatCAGCTGTTCGGTCAGGACTGTGGAAGAGACGGTTCCAGATGGAAGAGCTTGTTCATCTGGGCCACTGATCACAGAGAG CACTAGTCAGGACACTGAAATTCGGAGGAGAACTGTTGGTGAAAATCTACGTCTCTCATCCCACAAAGAAGAGTCAGTGAAGTCGGAAGGctcagaagaggaagatgagaacGTGATGACAACTTGGAAGCCATTTCTAGTGAATATTTGCATGTTCACTTTCCTCACAGCAGGAGCTTATCTCTGTTACAGGGTGTGTTTTCACTGA